From the Apus apus isolate bApuApu2 chromosome 4, bApuApu2.pri.cur, whole genome shotgun sequence genome, one window contains:
- the PDCD4 gene encoding programmed cell death protein 4, whose translation MEIEKAHLYVNPTELENLSDAPFSGDEENGGSEERKTEINGNWIPATSISEAKLHAKAKRRLRKNSSRDSGRGDSVSDNGETLKIGVVVPTSPKGKLLDRRSRSGKGRGLPKKGGAGGKGVWGTPGQVYDVEEVDVKDPNYDDDQENCVYETVVLPLDERAFEKTLTPIIQEYFEHGDTNEVSEMLKDLNLGEMKYSVPVLAVSLALEGKASHREMTSKLISDLCGTVVSKTDVEKSFDRLLKELPELVLDSPKAPQLVGQFIARAVGDGILSSTYIDGYKGTVDCVQARAALDRATVLLSMTKGGKRIDNVWGSGGGQQSVKHLVKEIDMLLKEYLLSGDVLEAERCLQELEVPHFHHELVYEAVVMVLESTGEKTFKMILDLLKSLWSSSVITMDQMKRGYERVYSEIPDINLDVPHSYSVLERFVEECFQAGIISKPLRDLCPSRGRKRFVSEGDGGRLKLESY comes from the exons ATGGAAATAGAAAAGGCACACCTTTATGTTAACCCAACAG AACTTGAGAATCTAAGTGATGCTCCATTTTCCGGTGATGAAGAAAATGGTGGGTCTGAGGAGCGAAAAACTGAAATCAATGGCAATTGGATTCCTGCAACTTCAATTAGTGAAGCTAAATTACATGCTAAAGCCAAGAGGCGGCTGAGGAAAAATTCTTCTAGAGATTCTGGGAGAGGAGACTCTGTTAGTGACAATGGAGAGACACTGAAGATTGGAGTTGTAGTACCAACGAGTCCAAAGGGGAAACTCCTGGACCGGCGATCCCGGTCTGGAAAGGGAAGAGGTCTACCAAAGAAAG GTGGAGCAGGTGGTAAAGGAGTTTGGGGAACACCAGGTCAAGTGTATGATGTGGAAGAAGTAGATGTTAAGGATCCTAATTATGATGATGACCAG gagAACTGTGTCTATGAAACAGTAGTTTTACCTCTGGATGAAAGAGCATTTGAAAAAACGTTAACACCAATCATACAAGAGTATTTTGAACATGGAGATACTAACGAAGTTTCG GAGATGCTGAAGGATTTAAATCTTGGTGAAATGAAATACAGTGTGCCAGTGCTGGCTGTTTCCTTGGCATTAGAAGGGAAAGCTAGTCACAGGGAAATGACATCTAAGCTTATCTCTGACCTTTGCGGGACAGTAGTAAGCAAAACTGATGTGGAAAAATCGTTTGATAGACTGCTTAAAGAACTACCTGAACTGGTGTTGGATTCTCCCAAGGCACCACAG tTGGTTGGCCAGTTTATTGCTAGAGCTGTTGGAGATGGGATTCTAAGCAGTACCTACATAGATGGCTACAAAGGCACTGTGGATTGTGTCCAAGCTCg AGCTGCGCTGGACCGAGCTACTGTGTTGCTGAGTATGACAAAGGGTGGAAAGCGTATAGACAACGTGTGGGGGTCAGGAGGTGGCCAGCAGTCTGTGAAACACCTTGTTAAAGAG ATCGATATGTTGCTGAAAGAGTATTTGCTTTCTGGAGATGTCCTGGAAGCTGAACGCTgccttcaggaactggaagtACCCCATTTTCACCATGAACTTGTATATGAA GCTGTTGTGATGGTTTTGGAGTCAACTGgagaaaaaacctttaaaatgaTACTGGATTTGTTGAAATCTCTCTGGAGCTCTTCTGTCATTACTATGGACCAAATGAAAAGA GGCTATGAACGAGTTTACAGTGAAATACCAGATATTAACCTGGATGTGCCACACTCCTATTCTGTGCTTGAGCGGTTTGTAGAGGAATGCTTTCAGGCTGGAATAATCTCCAAACCACTGAGAGACCTCTGTCCTTCAAG GGGCAGAAAGCGTTTTGTGAGTGAAGGAGATGGCGGTCGTCTGAAGCTAGAAAGCTACTGA
- the BBIP1 gene encoding BBSome-interacting protein 1, which yields MPEGKAAFREVLPKQGQLSVEDTAAMVLCKPKVLPLKSVSLEKLEKLQRAAVEAARPPEGAAPSEGAPPSRP from the exons ATGCCGGAGGGGAAGGCCGCGTTCAGGGAGGTGCTCCCCAAGCAAG GGCAGCTGTCGGTGGAGGACACGGCCGCCATGGTTCTGTGCAAACCCAAGGTGCTGCCCCTCAAATCGGTGtccctggagaagctggagaagctgcagcgGGCCGCGGTGGAGGCGGCACGACCCCCCGAGGGGGCAGCGCCGAGCGAGGGGGCTCCGCCGTCCCGGCCGTAG
- the LOC127383588 gene encoding cuticle collagen 40-like, which yields MAAPAGGAQALCAAGEGGPAERKTTVSGVHCAAPRLPARLAAPVRAGKCSPSGGAKGAAGGAGAAASEQPSGCAPGAAPPGPSRQCGWAAASRQPPQGRAGQGGVLRGQQDAEAGCPAQPGLTLGRRGSSAGLRREACAGLPAPRPAPACPPRWLPGSRRAGTAPRQTRALRLLMAGNVSTRLSSCTVSCCPDLKLCAHAMQLPEVLRGALRMKPKVI from the exons ATGGCGGCTCCCGCCGGCGGCGCGCAGGCGCTGTGTGCGGCGGGGGAAGGCGGGCCCGCCGAGAGGAAAACTACAGTCTCCGGCGTGCACTGCGCCGCGCCGCGCCTGCCAGCGCGCCTCGCTGCCCCGGTGCGTGCTGGGAAATGTAGTCCTTCGGGAGGGGCGAAAGGAGCCGCggggggagctggagctgcGGCGTCGGAGCAGCCCTCCGGGTGCGCCCCGGGCGCGGCTCCCCCAGGGCCGTCCCGGCAGtgtggctgggctgcagcttcccGCCAGCCGCCGCAGGgacgggcagggcagggcggcgTCCTGCGCGGGCAGCAGGACGCGGAGGCCGGTTGCCCGGCTCAGCCCGGGCTCACCCTTGGCAGGCGGGGCTCCTCGGCCGGGCTGCGCCGTGAAGCCTGCGCGGgcctgcccgccccgcggccTGCCCCGGCCTGCCCTCCGCGCTGGCTGCCCGGCTCCCGCCGCGCCGGGACCGCGCCCCGCCAAACCCGAGCTTTGCGCCTTTTG ATGGCTGGGAACGTCAGCACAAGGCTGTCGTCGTGCACGGTGTCGTGCTGCCCAGATCTCAAGCTGTGCGCCCATGCCATGCAGCTTCCTGAGGTCCTGAGAGGTGCCCTGCGGATGAAACCCAAAGTTATCTGA